A genome region from Erigeron canadensis isolate Cc75 chromosome 3, C_canadensis_v1, whole genome shotgun sequence includes the following:
- the LOC122593490 gene encoding melanoma-associated antigen 8 codes for MENAEPNFSKFGISEEEGDKLVADVIRYVLFKTHQNSGGPIKREELTQLITKNYNDRSLPALVLNKVTAKLSSIFGYDMKELQRARPSSTNQARASQSSSDAKSYIITSQLDSGVYRKHIEDTTKSHLTGFTFVVIGIVHLAGGKITEESLWHHLGRLGLSQDNEKHVDFGSTKQALETLVQQRYLQKDKTNGPEGLTLYYELAERGLLATASSSFKESISQIVTSEAAAVDLD; via the exons ATGGAAAATGCAGAACCAAATTTCTCAAAGTTTGGTATTTCTGAAGAG GAAGGCGATAAGCTTGTTGCAGATGTGATACGCTATGTCCTATTTAAAACACACCAGAATTCTGGAGGCCCAATCAAGAGGGAAGAGCTCACTCAACTAATCacaaaaaactataatgatCGGTCTCTTCCAGCTCTTGTCCTAAACAAGGTCACTGCAAAGCTGTCAAGCATTTTTGGGTATGATATGAAAGAGCTGCAACGTGCCcgtccttcatcaacaaatcagGCCCGTGCTTCACAGA GCTCTTCAGATGCAAAGTCATATATAATAACAAGTCAGTTAGATTCCGGAGTTTACAGAAAACACATTGAAGATACTACTAAATCACATTTGACAGGCTTCACGTTTGTGGTCATTGGCATTGTTCATCTTGCTGGAGGCAAAATTACCGAAG AAAGTCTCTGGCACCATTTAGGGCGATTGGGTTTGTCCCAGGATAATGAAAAACATGTCGACTTTGGAAGCACCAAGCAGGCATTGGAAACACTTGTTCAGCAAAG ATATTTGCAGAAGGATAAAACTAATGGCCCTGAAGGCTTAACGTTGTATTATGAGCTTGCAGAGAGAGGTCTGCTTGCGACAGCTAGCAGTAGCTTTAAAGAGTCCATATCACAG ATTGTGACTAGCGAGGCGGCTGCGGTTGACCTTGACTAG
- the LOC122592141 gene encoding probable jasmonic acid carboxyl methyltransferase 2: MEVGNILHMNTGDGELSYAKNSSLQENAIQKASPILKQVIKDLANDQQEVDAFRIKCFKIAELGCSSSQNALLVVSNIIDTVIEVCEESKCKPPQFEVCLNDLFGNDFNSLIKLLPEFYAKLKKEKGENYRSCFVSVVPGSFYGRLFPNQSLHLVHSSYSNHWLSQVPEGLGNNTSNIYMSKTSPPNVFQAYGNQFLTDFTRFLQMRSQEIVRGGRMVLTIVGRSLADPTNDDSCCIWKLLAQSLMDMAKEGLVQESDINSFNVPIYYPCQGEVMNIIQHEGSFSVDRNLNVFEVNWDPHDKDYTTNMNNDGFNNREPNYTSGKNITKVVRAISEPLLTSHFGNSIKIDEVFKRYGKHVSEHLSKKKTRYFNLVISLIKK; encoded by the exons ATGGAAGTAGGAAACATCCTGCACATGAATACTGGCGATGGTGAATTAAGCTATGCCAAAAACTCCTCACTTCAG GAAAATGCGATACAAAAAGCATCACCAATTCTAAAGCAAGTAATCAAGGATCTTGCTAATGATCAGCAGGAAGTTGATGCCTTCAGAATAAAGTGCTTCAAGATAGCAGAACTAGGATGCTCATCTAGCCAAAACGCATTGTTGGTTGTTTCTAACATAATTGATACAGTCATTGAGGTGTGTGAAGAAAGCAAGTGTAAGCCACCACAGTTTGAAGTATGCTTAAATGACCTCTTCGGAAATGATTTCAATAGTCTTATCAAATTGTTACCGGAATTTTATGCAAAGCTTAAGAAGGAGAAGGGAGAAAACTATCGTTCTTGTTTTGTTTCGGTTGTTCCTGGCTCTTTCTATGGTAGGCTCTTTCCAAATCAAAGTTTGCACCTTGTTCACTCCTCTTATTCAAATCATTGGCTTTCTCAG GTACCAGAAGGCCTTGGAAACaatacatcaaatatatacatGTCCAAAACAAGTCCTCCAAATGTGTTCCAAGCATATGGAAATCAATTTCTTACCGACTTCACTAGGTTTCTGCAAATGCGTTCTCAAGAAATAGTACGTGGCGGACGCATGGTTTTAACAATTGTTGGTCGGAGCCTTGCAGATCCAACTAACGATGATAGTTGTTGTATCTGGAAACTACTGGCACAATCACTTATGGACATGGCTAAAGAG GGACTGGTTCAAGAATCGGACATTAACTCATTCAATGTCCCAATTTACTATCCATGCCAGGGTGAAGTCATGAATATTATTCAACATGAGGGCTCATTTTCTGTTGATCGTAACTTGAATGTTTTTGAAGTCAATTGGGATCCACATGACAAAGATTATACAACAAATATGAATAATGATGGTTTTAATAATAGGGAACCCAACTACACAAGCggaaaaaacataacaaaagtgGTGAGAGCTATTTCAGAGCCATTGTTGACTTCTCATTTTGGAAATTCCATAAAGATTGATGAGGTATTTAAGAGGTATGGGAAGCATGTGTCTGAACATCTatccaaaaagaaaacaagataTTTTAATTTAGTCATTTCATTGATCAAAAAATGA
- the LOC122593619 gene encoding squamosa promoter-binding-like protein 7 isoform X1 — MEPAGWRNDGCTSLVGDVDLSGQNNNNYDSNNNFWDNISTNVMRTTTTTTTTCYDDWTNQAAATNVPATTSVVHAFLLDSNTSNLSDPHMMCLKLGKRHYCDNTVVFPGSYVAAGSAKKCRSPYSCYVTAPVARCQVEGCHVSLDNVKEYYRKHKVCEVHSKAPRVVVLGIQQRFCQQCSRFHGVTEFDEAKRSCRRRLQGHNQRRRKQLPQGTHSNFLPPNFPHSQENHSMMEQLPLQGLLSTTWSTPPEYLEQGYAAAARSLLSSPKIEPSSWISSGDLSSRCSDALFELIVANRVSTVARQFLSHHQNTSHQALDFGLLSMKGKSKDPEEWAEYIS; from the exons atggaACCTGCGGGATGGCGCAACGATGGCTGTACTAGTCTTGTTGGTGATGTCGATTTGTCGGgacaaaacaataataattatgatTCTAATAATAATTTCTGGGACAATATTAGTACTAATGTTATGcgtactactactactactactactacatgTTATGATGATTGGACCAATCAGGCAGCTGCCACCAATGTACCGGCCACCACGAGTGTAGTACACGCGTTTCTATTAGATTCAAATACTTCAAACCTGTCGGACCCACATATGATGTGTTTGAAGTTAGGGAAAAGACACTATTGTGACAACACGGTTGTTTTTCCTGGCAGTTATGTGGCGGCTGGATCCGCCAAAAAATGCAGATCGCCGTACTCGTGTTATGTGACGGCGCCGGTCGCAAGGTGCCAGGTGGAAGGATGTCACGTGTCACTTGATAATGTGAAAGAGTATTATAGGAAACATAAAGTGTGTGAAGTACATTCAAAGGCTCCGAGGGTTGTGGTATTGGGTATTCAACAACGATTCTGTCAACAATGTAGCAg GTTTCATGGAGTGACGGAGTTCGATGAAGCAAAGAGGAGCTGCAGAAGACGATTACAAGGACATAATCAGCGAAGAAGAAAACAGCTGCCGCAAGGAACTCATTCCAATTTTCTCCCACCCAACTTTCCTCACTCTCAAG AAAATCATTCCATGATGGAGCAACTACCACTTCAAGGTTTGTTGTCTACTACGTGGTCAACACCACCAGAATATTTAGAGCAAGGATATGCTGCTGCTGCTCGCTCTCTTCTGTCATCTCCGAAAATTGAACCCAGCAGCTGGATCTCTTCGGGCGACCTGTCCTCAAGATGCAGCGACGCTCTTTTTGAGCTTATTGTAGCCAATAGAGTATCTACGGTTGCCAGGCAGTTTCTAAGTCATCATCAAAATACTTCTCATCAAGCATTGGATTTCGGCCTTTTGTCCATGAAGGGGAAGTCTAAGGACCCAGAAGAGTGGGCCGAGTATATATCGTAA
- the LOC122593619 gene encoding squamosa promoter-binding-like protein 7 isoform X2 produces MEPAGWRNDGCTSLVGDVDLSGQNNNNYDSNNNFWDNISTNVMRTTTTTTTTCYDDWTNQAAATNVPATTSVVHAFLLDSNTSNLSDPHMMCLKLGKRHYCDNTVVFPGSYVAAGSAKKCRSPYSCYVTAPVARCQVEGCHVSLDNVKEYYRKHKVCEVHSKAPRVVVLGIQQRFCQQCSRFHGVTEFDEAKRSCRRRLQGHNQRRRKQLPQGTHSNFLPPNFPHSQGLLSTTWSTPPEYLEQGYAAAARSLLSSPKIEPSSWISSGDLSSRCSDALFELIVANRVSTVARQFLSHHQNTSHQALDFGLLSMKGKSKDPEEWAEYIS; encoded by the exons atggaACCTGCGGGATGGCGCAACGATGGCTGTACTAGTCTTGTTGGTGATGTCGATTTGTCGGgacaaaacaataataattatgatTCTAATAATAATTTCTGGGACAATATTAGTACTAATGTTATGcgtactactactactactactactacatgTTATGATGATTGGACCAATCAGGCAGCTGCCACCAATGTACCGGCCACCACGAGTGTAGTACACGCGTTTCTATTAGATTCAAATACTTCAAACCTGTCGGACCCACATATGATGTGTTTGAAGTTAGGGAAAAGACACTATTGTGACAACACGGTTGTTTTTCCTGGCAGTTATGTGGCGGCTGGATCCGCCAAAAAATGCAGATCGCCGTACTCGTGTTATGTGACGGCGCCGGTCGCAAGGTGCCAGGTGGAAGGATGTCACGTGTCACTTGATAATGTGAAAGAGTATTATAGGAAACATAAAGTGTGTGAAGTACATTCAAAGGCTCCGAGGGTTGTGGTATTGGGTATTCAACAACGATTCTGTCAACAATGTAGCAg GTTTCATGGAGTGACGGAGTTCGATGAAGCAAAGAGGAGCTGCAGAAGACGATTACAAGGACATAATCAGCGAAGAAGAAAACAGCTGCCGCAAGGAACTCATTCCAATTTTCTCCCACCCAACTTTCCTCACTCTCAAG GTTTGTTGTCTACTACGTGGTCAACACCACCAGAATATTTAGAGCAAGGATATGCTGCTGCTGCTCGCTCTCTTCTGTCATCTCCGAAAATTGAACCCAGCAGCTGGATCTCTTCGGGCGACCTGTCCTCAAGATGCAGCGACGCTCTTTTTGAGCTTATTGTAGCCAATAGAGTATCTACGGTTGCCAGGCAGTTTCTAAGTCATCATCAAAATACTTCTCATCAAGCATTGGATTTCGGCCTTTTGTCCATGAAGGGGAAGTCTAAGGACCCAGAAGAGTGGGCCGAGTATATATCGTAA